A region from the Anomaloglossus baeobatrachus isolate aAnoBae1 chromosome 11, aAnoBae1.hap1, whole genome shotgun sequence genome encodes:
- the PANX3 gene encoding pannexin-3 gives MSIAHRAAEYMLADALLPDVPPNQKGLRLELPLDRIIKLVSVGLPLLLVSLTFARELSSGSQILCFPPSNFTAKQVQYVDKHCWQSLTHHDFTEAGELSATSLWIHKVFPFTLMIVAVVMYIPCALWRYISRSALYPDLLFIIDELDKSYNRSIRLVQHLLKTHRTCPDPQLFWEELKSARHVRYFEFPLLEKYLSCKQRSHYIAFTYILRNLLLVLLIVITCFYLGFFHLSVFHQEEFNCHVAPGFRVSEPSGSEFVKCKLVSLTVFQVISVVHAAVYLLLLPVILFNISKMFHWDKQFLNVYEMLPAFDLLTNKMLGCPINDLNIIIMFLRANISELKSFGRLSVLCTLKKTTRHNEKIDTVVDFMTLLVGMDEDYQTPPDFTSCDKDTAASETQPTAKPNRFEMVKTEPSKK, from the exons ATGTCGATAGCACACAGGGCGGCGGAGTACATGCTCGCAGACGCGTTACTGCCGGACGTCCCCCCTAATCAGAAAGGTCTGCGCCTGGAGTTACCCCTGGATCGTATCATTAAGCTGGTCTCGGTCGGCCTCCCCCTGCTGCTCGTCTCACTGACGTTTGCCCGGGAACTTTCCTCAG GGTCACAGATCCTCTGCTTCCCCCCAAGCAATTTTACTGCCAAGCAGGTTCAGTACGTGGACAAGCACTGCTGGCAGTCCCTGACGCACCACGACTTCACCGAGGCTGGCGAGCTGTCAGCCACATCCCTCTGGATACATAAG GTGTTTCCGTTCACACTGATGATCGTGGCGGTGGTGATGTACATTCCCTGCGCTCTGTGGAGATACATCTCTAGGTCTGCATTGTATCCCGACCTCCTCTTCATCATCGACGAGCTCGACAAGTCCTACAATCGCTCCATCAGACTGGTGCAACATTTACTGAAGACCCACAGGACCTGCCCCGACCCCCAACTGTTCTGGGAGGAGCTAAAGAG CGCTCGTCATGTCCGATACTTCGAGTTTCCTCTGCTGGAGAAGTATCTGAGCTGTAAGCAGCGGTCGCACTACATTGCCTTCACCTACATCCTGCGTAACCTCCTCCTCGTGCTCCTCATCGTCATCACCTGCTTCTACCTTGGATTCTTCCATCTCAGCGTCTTCCACCAGGAGGAGTTTAATTGTCACGTGGCTCCGGGCTTCCGCGTGTCAGAACCGTCCGGGTCGGAGTTTGTGAAGTGTAAGCTGGTGTCTCTGACCGTCTTCCAGGTGATCAGCGTGGTGCACGCCGCCGTGtacctgctgctgctgccggtCATCCTGTTCAACATCAGCAAAATGTTCCACTGGGACAAGCAGTTCCTGAACGTGTACGAGATGCTGCCTGCCTTCGACCTCCTCACCAACAAGATGCTGGGCTGCCCCATCAACGACCTGAACATCATCATCATGTTCCTCCGCGCCAACATCTCCGAGCTGAAGTCCTTCGGGCGCCTCAGTGTCCTGTGCACGCTGAAGAAGACCACGCGGCACAACGAGAAGATCGACACCGTGGTGGACTTCATGACGCTGCTGGTGGGAATGGACGAGGATTACCAGACCCCTCCGGACTTTACATCCTGTGACAAAGACACGGCGGCGAGCGAAACCCAACCCACGGCGAAACCAAACCGCTTCG AAATGGTAAAGACAGAGCCGAGTAAGAAGTGA
- the TBRG1 gene encoding transforming growth factor beta regulator 1, with the protein MNPAFGSHSSYLETQRKSKKRSHNEKYRLKCLRLRRMAKAMVFENTALCDEIARMENKFIKAKEERRFLLKRLLQLQALSEDDPAGTHSSGLSLSFDMSGLSDGNLEMNLTGGGEDGAAKKLKKDRREKGKENKAEVMKKFSKKKRVSEGARHRWVRPILLDPCGRPVFPIVLDGLTVYSLGEIVSNRSSFHDRTAIYPVGFCSTRVFVSMRSPDQKCLYTCQIKDGWSGPQFEIVPEDDPQNSIIANSAANCHAALLKSIGAVRGHIITSQENAGEYFFGFTHPTIQNLIQSSPGARKCVNYEWVKFEVWRSGEGPVPQEMSEMSPAINFEAFQRQLLPDVKPAVVLTGTLDLPEIHAAHDYISTYQEMFLAPSQLSREIPHLKPAAGSQYSGPGSPE; encoded by the exons ATGAATCCGGCGTTCGGTTCCCATTCTTCGTACCTCGAGACGCAGAGAAAGAGCAAGAAGCGGAGCCACAATGAGAAATACCGGCTGAAGTGTCTGCGGCTGCGGAGAATGGCGAAGGCGATGGTCTTC GAGAACACGGCGCTGTGTGACGAGATCGCCCGGATGGAAAACAAATTCATCAAAGCGAAGGAGGAGCGGAG gttcttattaaAAAGGCTTCTGCAGCTTCAGGCGCTGAGCGAGGACGACCCGGCGGGGACGCACAGCTCGGGCTTATCTCTCAGCTTCGATATGTCCGGACTGAGCGACGGGAACTTAGAGATGAACCTGACCGGTGGGGGGGAGGATGGCGCAGCGAAAAAGCTGAAGAAAGACCGCCGAGAAAAGGGCAAAGAAAACAAagcagaag TTATGAAGAAATTCTCTAAGAAGAAGAGGGTGAGTGAAGGAGCGCGGCACCGGTGGGTGCGGCCCATCCTCCTGGACCCCTGCGGTCGCCCCGTCTTCCCCATTGTTCTGGATGGGCTGACGGTTTACAGTCTGGGAGAG ATCGTATCTAACCGCAGCAGCTTCCATGACAGGACGGCCATTTATCCGGTGGGCTTCTGCAGCACCCGAGTGTTCGTCAGTATGAGGAGCCCTGACCAGAAGTGTCTGTATACCTGCCAGATAAAAGACGGCTGGTCCGGGCCCCAG TTTGAGATCGTCCCTGAAGATGATCCTCAGAACTCCATAATCGCCAACTCCGCCGCCAATTGTCACGCCGCGCTCCTGAAAAGCATCGGTGCAGTGCG TGGCCACATTATCACCTCCCAGGAGAATGCGGGGGAATACTTCTtcggattcacgcatcccactattCAGAACCTGATACAGAGCAGCCCGGGCGCGCGGAAATGTGTCAA CTACGAGTGGGTGAAGTTTGAGGTGTGGCGGTCCGGGGAGGGGCCGGTTCCCCAGGAGATGTCGGAGATGAGCCCGGCCATAAACTTCGAGGCGTTCCAGAGACAATTGCTCCCAGATGTCAAACCAGCCGTGGTCCTGACAG GGACATTAGATCTCCCGGAGATCCACGCCGCACACGATTATATCTCCACCTATCAGGAGATGTTCCTGGCTCCGTCCCAGCTCTCCCGGGAGATCCCGCACCTGAAGCCTGCAGCGGGGAGCCAGTACAGCGGGCCGGGGTCTCCGGAGtga